The Panacibacter microcysteis DNA window CCCAAAGAAAAACTGGTTACCAACGATAAGATAAAACCGGGCAATGTAATCGTAGGCTTTGCCAGTTTTGGTAAAACCGCTTATGAAACGTCGTACAACAGCGGGCTGGGCAGTAACGGGCTTACCAGCGCAAGACACGATGTATTGAGTAAACACTATGCCAGCGCTTACCCCGAAACATTTGAACCCGCACTCAGCAACGATGTAGTATACATCGGTAAGAGTAAAATGACTGATACCATTCATATTGATGGTGAGCAGATCAGCATTGGTAAACTGCTGCTATCGCCCACACGCACGTATGCACCATTGATGAAAGTGTTGCTTGAGGCACATTTCAACGACATAGATGGCGTCATACATTGCAGCGGCGGCGGGCAAACCAAATGCATGAAGTACCTGCCACAGCCTTTGAAGGTGGTAAAAGATAACCTGTTTGATCCGCCACCTGTTTTTAAACTGATACAGGAAAACTCCGGCGCCGACGAACGTGAAATGTACCAGGTATTCAATATGGGGCAGCGCCTCGAGATCTTTACCAATGAAACGGCCGCCGCAAAAATGATCGATGCTGCAAAAGCACTCGGCATAGATGCCCGGGTTACCGGCCATACAGAAGCGGCAGATAAACAGTCGTTGCACCTCTACGCAAACGGTAAAGAAATCATTTATTAATTTTTTTGGTGCAGGCAACAGGTTTTCATGGCATCGCCTGTTGTGTCACTCACTTGTACGTCCCGTTTGTATGGCGGCTCCGGCGTGCTGCTCTGCAATCTTCCAGACTGTTTTATTTTCGCTGAAGCGGTCATACCTCGCGTTGTGTAAGGCACTTAATAAATCGCCCACACCCACTACTCTTTTTGCTTCACCATCGTTAGAATCGTGGCAATGCCAATATGCTCATCATTGCTGTCGAACATTTCTACATACCACTTTACAATCCCTTTCGGGATATCATTTTCATCTTTCAGATCCTGTGGAATTTTTTCTTTGCAGGTAAAGCGTACATAGATCGTTGTATCTGCATAAACCGGTTTGGTAAAACGGAGTTCATCCAGCCCGTAATTGAGTAATACAGGACATTTCATGCTGTTCTCCACGAACAAACCTGCCGCGGCGCTCATAATAAGGTAGCCATGCGCCACCGGTTTTTCAAACAATGTTCCTGCAAGCGAGGTATGATCTGTGTGTGCATAAAAATGGTCCCAGCTAAGGTTGGCAAAAGCTTTTATATCTGCGTCTGTAATGGTGCGTTTGCCGGTAATGATCTGCTCGCCGATTTTAATTTCTTCGAAGTGCTTACGAAAAGGGTGAACATTATCAATAATCCCCTTTGCATGTGGCTGGTAAACATTGGTAATTGCCGTAATGGTTGTAGGCGAGCCCTGGATGGCCACGCGCTGCATGTAGTGTTTTACACCACGAACGCCACCCATCTCTTCGCCACCGCCTGCACGGCCCGGGCCGCCGTGTACCAGTAACGGTAATGGTGAACCATGCCCGGTGCTTTCTTTGGCGCAATCGTTATTCAGTACCAGTATTCTGCCATGGTGTGTTGCGGCACCCAGTACATATCGTTTTGCAATTGCATCGTTTGCTGTAACAATAGAGGAACACAAAGAGCCTTTTCCCATTTTAGCCAGGTGAATCGCTTCATCCATGGAGTTGTAAGGCATAAGTGTTGAGACGGGCCCGAAGGCTTCTATTTCATGCGGGCCGGGTGTGTAAAGCGGGTTCTCATTCAACAGAAGCAGCGGGCTTAGAAATGCACCTTTGCCTGCATCAGCATCCACCACAGTTACACTGTCTAATGAGCCATAAATAAGTTGTGAAGAGGCCAGTAATTTTTGCACCTGCGTTTTTACTTCATCGCGCTGGCTTTGCCCCGCCAGTGCGCCCATGCGTACTTTTTCATTCAGCGGATTGCCAATGGTTGTTTGAGAGAGTGCGTTACCCAATGCAATATGTACATCTTCCAGTTTATTGGCGGGTACAAAAATGCGGCGGATAGCCGTACATTTTTGACCGGCTTTGGTGGTCATCTCTTTACGTACTTCTTTAATAAAAATTTCCCATTCCGGCATGCCCGGCACAACATCATCACCCAATACAATACAATTGAGCGAATCTGCCTCCATGGTAAAAGGCACATTTTCGCGCATGATGGCAGCATTGCTTTTAAGCATTAGCCCGGTGGTGGCAGAGCCCGTAAAGGTTACCACATCCTGGGAGGTTACATGGTCCAGCAGATCGCCGGCAGAGCCGCACAATAGTTGCAATGCGCCCTCCGGCAATATGCCCGAAGCAATGATCTCTCTTACCACTGCCTCTGTGAGAAAAGATGTGATGGTGGCTGGTTTTACTACTGCCGGCATACCTGCCAGCAGGTTAACCGCAATTTTTTCCAGCATGCCCCATACAGGAAAATTGAATGCATTAATATGTATGGCCACACCTTCTTTGGGTACCAGTATATGATGCCCCATAAAGGTGTTGTGCTTACTCAGGTTGTGTGCTTCTCCATCAAGACAGAAACTTTCATCCGGGAATTTGCGCCGCAATGAAGCATTGGCAAAAAGATTACCGATACCGCCTTCAATATCTACCCAACTATCTGCTTTGGTGGCACCGGTTTTATAACTGATGGCATAAAACTTTTCCAGGTGTTGGCGCAGGTGCAATGCCAAAGCTTTCAACATAGCGCCGCGTTCATGAAACGTAAGTTTGCGCAGCGCAGGCGAGCCTACGGTACGGCCATAATCAAGCACAGATTTAAAGTCCAGCCCTTTGGTAGATGCCGCAGCAATTGCCTCTCCTGTTACGGCATGGTGTAATTGTTGTCCCTCGCCATCTCCGGTTACCCAACTGCCATTGATATAGTTACCCAGTTTTTCCATTGCCATGATTTTTAGGGTAGCAAAGCTAACAAATGATAGGAATGCTGTGTAATAACATTTTCGGTTGTATCTTGCACGGGCAGTTTTGTTCATACCCGGAAAACATTATGAGCACCAACGTGATACAACGAACAAGAACTGTTTCTTTTTTTGCTCTCTAAGGTTAACGGCTACCGGGCATCGCACAGTTGCCACATGCACTGCAGATGAACGGATTGCGACGCAACAGGTGATGCCATGAAAAACAGCTGCCGGTATCATAACCTGTATTTTTCATAGTAAAATGTTGCTGTAAAAAGTTAACAGGCGCAGGACAGATAATGAAAGTGAAAAGAATACGTTTTAATAAAAATTTTTTCAATTATGCCCGATCAAAAGCTTACTGCAGCTATTACGGCTGTAGGTGGTTACGTTCCCGAATATCGTTTGACGAACCAGGAACTTGAATCCATTGTAGAAACCAGCGACGAATGGATTGTTACCCGCACAGGAATAAAAGAACGCCGCATTTTAAAAGACCCGGAAAAAGCCACCAGCGATCTTGCTATTGAAGCCATCAGCGAAGTACTGCGCAAAAAACAACTTGATCCCAAAGACATTGAATGCATTATCT harbors:
- the paaZ gene encoding phenylacetic acid degradation bifunctional protein PaaZ; protein product: MEKLGNYINGSWVTGDGEGQQLHHAVTGEAIAAASTKGLDFKSVLDYGRTVGSPALRKLTFHERGAMLKALALHLRQHLEKFYAISYKTGATKADSWVDIEGGIGNLFANASLRRKFPDESFCLDGEAHNLSKHNTFMGHHILVPKEGVAIHINAFNFPVWGMLEKIAVNLLAGMPAVVKPATITSFLTEAVVREIIASGILPEGALQLLCGSAGDLLDHVTSQDVVTFTGSATTGLMLKSNAAIMRENVPFTMEADSLNCIVLGDDVVPGMPEWEIFIKEVRKEMTTKAGQKCTAIRRIFVPANKLEDVHIALGNALSQTTIGNPLNEKVRMGALAGQSQRDEVKTQVQKLLASSQLIYGSLDSVTVVDADAGKGAFLSPLLLLNENPLYTPGPHEIEAFGPVSTLMPYNSMDEAIHLAKMGKGSLCSSIVTANDAIAKRYVLGAATHHGRILVLNNDCAKESTGHGSPLPLLVHGGPGRAGGGEEMGGVRGVKHYMQRVAIQGSPTTITAITNVYQPHAKGIIDNVHPFRKHFEEIKIGEQIITGKRTITDADIKAFANLSWDHFYAHTDHTSLAGTLFEKPVAHGYLIMSAAAGLFVENSMKCPVLLNYGLDELRFTKPVYADTTIYVRFTCKEKIPQDLKDENDIPKGIVKWYVEMFDSNDEHIGIATILTMVKQKE
- a CDS encoding AIR synthase related protein; its protein translation is MSLYTKRGVSAQKEEVHAAIQKLDQGLYKNAFCKMYPDFISGDAGFVNIMHADGAGTKSILAYLYWKETGDVSVWKGIAQDAVAMNLDDLLCVGVYDNLLFSSTIDRNKTIIPGEVLEQVINGTQEFFDELRQFGVNIHYLGGETADVGDVVRTIAVNGTMTARWPKEKLVTNDKIKPGNVIVGFASFGKTAYETSYNSGLGSNGLTSARHDVLSKHYASAYPETFEPALSNDVVYIGKSKMTDTIHIDGEQISIGKLLLSPTRTYAPLMKVLLEAHFNDIDGVIHCSGGGQTKCMKYLPQPLKVVKDNLFDPPPVFKLIQENSGADEREMYQVFNMGQRLEIFTNETAAAKMIDAAKALGIDARVTGHTEAADKQSLHLYANGKEIIY